ttcccGAACTCATTTTTGAATTATATATGATTActatgtgctcagcggtgaaggaagacatcgtgaggaaacccacattcccgagaaatatatTCTGAGGTATGTctaacctgtattcggctgattttcccttcgcgggttgcaaggtcagacaggcagtcgcttctgtaaaaaaaccggacctgtcaaatcttcaggtttaagagccacgctcttgtcggtgtagcattctccatgctactttttagggaaaaatagggcagtggtttccctcttgcctttgcccaattatgtacttacttaaacctAAATTAAGTTAGATAAGTAATAtcttgaagggaagagaggaaggggtagacctaggataacatttatgaaacaaataaaagagaaggtgcaggtcgtgtcgtatcgggaggtgaaggttttggcgggaagaagagaggaatggcggttactccaccgacaagagcgcagctcttaaatagagagagagagaagtaataacttagaaataaacaattatGATATCAAGAGAGGTTTTATTAGTCATTGAACAGATTCCAGTTAAATTCTTGCGACGCAAGCGCATGTACAAATCCAACAAGGAAAAACcaatatacacacataatgtATACAATGACAGTATATCAGcttaaattagttttaacaTCCATCTCGGAACatcaaatacttaaatattatataatataatataaatgttactataataatactgttatgggcgataggctgatccctaatcaccataaggttcatcatatccagcttaggacttcgtatcaacagtggctgcaagttgtctttgattacttgtggctctgcccaccccattaggaattacgggcgtgagtttatgtatgtatgtatgtataataatactataatacaaataaaataatatattgtttttttttgacgtgacttatagtagatttgccgcagatggcattaactacttggccggacaaatggggagcgatgagggctctcacccagtacaaaatttaagacaacaggcctgagggcgcccagttgggcgcgaaactcggctcagggcgtcgtctgggaggaagcatatttgaaagaattaatcgaccctagttggtcgatagggataagcgctgaatgagggaaatcgtcgaccacgccagcggggtcggtatcgggcttctaaaatgtttggtgtcgcgagctgattggccgcctctatggctaaagtaatcgggtcgtcgggatcgtatattacgtcctttggacgccgatacttttcagtaccatccctgagaacggcttaacatgccttccgaatcacggatcatcttacttttggacaatcaggtgatcagcctgtaatgtcctaaccaaactagggattacaaagtggtttttgtgatatgtccccaccgagatttgaacccgtgaTTCCATCCATGattcgtgagtccaacgctcaaccactggacgacagaggccgttaaaatagTTATGTCAAGGCTAAACCAAAGTTGTGTTACTAGCTGTTAGTACTGCATACTTACTCATCAAAAGTCAAGCGACCTCCGATATCTAGTCGACCTTTTATCGGTATATTATCGTTTCTCAATGCTTAATAAACCACGGCTGCGTTATAACGCGTAAAATTCGAGAATAAGTCACACCTAGTCAGTTAAACTTaagaaaaagtaatttaaagttatttattgaGCGAATTTTCTTGATAAAGTCGtgattattttgtaacttttaatcATGAAAGTGGTAGTATTGGCAATTACCTTGCTTATTGCGCTGTGCAGTGTCAGTGGAGATCATTTGGTGGTGGGGAATGTGGCCAACAGAGTGCTATTAGCTAAACATGAGATGGTGGAGTATAATGCCTTTCCGTTTATGAAGAGAGTCAAATATTATTTCTACTCAGGACCGGAGTATAAAAAAATTCAGGTGagtttaaaaaaagcaatacttttttatagaaacatacctacttatactctAATAAACTATTCGTCCAAGTGGAGTTCTATTATTCTATTATTGTTCTATTATTGAGAAGGGGATCTACGTGTATCCTGCACCCGTCCCCTCAACacctattaaaacacataataaagggttcgtttaaaagcggtaagaattttatgtgttattatgtgttttaattctgataataaccgcgtaaactttaaACAATGTATGACAAAACAATAGTTATTATagaaacataattatagatcaaaaaaaagaaaagggaaggaaaaagaaaaggaagaaAACGAAAAAGGAAGAGGAAGAAGGGAAGGGGGGTTGAGGGGAAGGAAATGAAAacggaggcgattactccaccgacaagagcgcagctcttaaatgaaGAGAGACTTATAGATCCGATGGGCTGATAACATGACACCTGTTACCATGCGCTTCATAATATACGTCAAAACAAGCgcgctctgcctaccccgttaagcattataactaaataatgacctccgtggtccagtggttgagcgttgggcggtccctcacgatccgaaggtcccgggttcgaatcctagtggggacatatcacaaaaatcactttgtgatccctagtttggttaggacattacaggctgatcacctgattgtccaaaaagagagagagagaaaaaatgtttattcaacaaattgtgacacattacatacgaagtgttacaaacagagtaaaaacaacaaaatatcataaaacatttttttaaactcagtaagtacataatgtggcacagcagtgaataggacacgaactcagcattgtgtctatttccgaagaaacagacgctgtttttcagtcgctcCTTAATTTTCCGTCTGTTGGATCCCGCgaagctgacatgactcatagcgCAAATAAGCAATGTAGGTATCTATCAGATAGagttacatatataaacaaaatatatttgaatcaaaaaagtatgatgatccgtgcttcggaaggcacgttaagccgttggtcccggctgcattagcaatcgttaataaccatcaatccgcactgggcccgcggcccgcgtgatggtttaaggcccgatctccctatccatccatagggaacgcccgtgccccagcagtggggacgttcataggctgatgatgatgataatgatgacggtttaattcgtcaaaaaagttaatgtgacatggtatcaaagtgtaggtctgtatacatattagtactcgcggccgtacataaaaatcattgtacttatagaattacgatactacctacttatagtgcttctctttattttgatcagaataataatgggtggaagatgtgttgtacctgggtgtaatgaatggtcatcatcatcatcagcccattaacgtccccactgctggggcacgggccttccctatggatggatagcgagaacgggccttaaaccatcacgcgggcccagtgcggattgatggttatcaacgactgctaatgcagccgagaccaacggtttaacgtgccttccgaagcacggaggagctcgagatgaaaacttattttttgtggtcagctatcctatgaccggcctttgcgaaagttgcttaacttcaacaatcgcagaccgagcgcgtttaccgctgcgccgccgagTTCCtcaaaagggtcatcatttatacccaaaaccaaatacttaaataaaagatgcatatgtctgtcatccatgaaattagaaggttagacgAAAACAAAACTGTACCTATAGCGCCATCTACAGTTTGTTTggaaaacgtagcctggaaagtccttcttTGATTATGAATTTGCAAGTAGGATAGAAGAAGTTACTCccttttgtctggccaagtgtTGACTGTTAAAAAAAGACTGATAGATGCAAACTGACTTCGTTGTTTGGTATGGAACATAATACAGTTGCATATTCAGTCATTTCTGTGCAAATATTACCAGAAGCGGTTTATAAACATTTGATCAATTGTTGTGGCGAGTTTTCCTGCAACAACTTTCCACTAACGACCTCTTTAATCGATGGGTCATGTATATAGAAGTAGGGCCGGTTTAAaacggaaaaaaaaacatttatttcgatTTAAAACGGCTGCTATTGATGATAATGGTtttaaagaagaaagaaagaaagaaaatatttatttccatattggacgccacttttacaaacttacattacagaaataaaaaaaaatagaaaaaaaaaacaaagacaaaaagacaaataatacagacattaaatacacaatggaggcgcccaaaataaaaaaaggatctccctcagcataatgccgtgacacgtgcttagcacgggccgcggcgctggtattatgggagacctatcgaacgtgagccacggacacaccaaactcaattacgttTACGGTAgttttcttaattataactacattttcttgatttgaCCGAGgcacagccttcgtggtctagtggttagagcgttaggctcacgatctggaggtccggattcgattcccgatggggacattgtcgaaatcactttgtgagactgtcctttgtttgataagaacttttcaggcttgaatcacctgattgtccgaaaaagtaagatgattccgtgcttcggagggcacgttaagccgttggtcccggctattagccgtaaaaacacctccaccaacccgcagtggagcagcgcagtggagtatactccatactccctccggttgattgaggggaggcctgtgcccagcagtgggacgtatgtaggctgtttatgttatgtatgaccgAGGCAAGAATATAACGGAGTACCTATAAACTGtgtaaagaatttttgaatgtgtaataagtatactgttactgataataatttacttagcgTGTTTAGTTCTATAGGTACTTTCTATTGATATTgtataaactaataatacgaaaaaccgtgtcctctaacatgatggactaatgttatgggcgataggctgatcccttatcaccataaggttcatcatatccagcttacgacatcgtatcaacagtggctgcaagttgtctttgattacttgtggctctgcccaccccactagggattacgggcgtgagtttatgtatgtatgtatgtaataatacgAAACGCGACGTCAAGTGACCAAAAAATGCCCataatgaagtttaaaacacaGTTCTTTCATTCTTCAACTTCATTTGCAATGAGGCAATACAATAAACAGTCatcttatatatataatttactaaataaaaaactaaatatatatcCTATGTCACATTATAACTGTAAAAAATCTGTTACAGCTTGGTTAAATCAAAAAACCTACGCAGAAGTAGAATCTATCTTGCTAACGAATATatagaataacataattatataacgtACATATACACCATAAGcgcacatacactacacatactCACACACACCCATACACACCCTCACATACACACGTACACATAATTATTAGTTTACatatgtataaaatagttaTGGAAGAGCGGAGCCTCCTACTACAAGCAACTtcttgcttaaaaggagaccccgagcccttgtattgtaaaaatctacttttaaagtaaataaacatttttttttttattatttatcttttattgttgtaggcgagttttcaacGATTTAAAACGATTTACTGGGGGTTTAAAACGGCAACATTTGAtctaaaacgttttaaatcggttgttaTGTATAAGTACGTGTTAACAAAATCTACAAtacaacgtaaatattagtaacatacccagttttaatcagttaatattaaattaaatgtcacTCTTACTACGAataccaattattattactaggaattataataagtaatattaataaaaatccaATACTTACAGAAACTAGTTTTTCAGTTTACACTTCTCACGACAAAAtccgtcttcacttgtttttgtttttcttcgaAGTCCCAGACGTAATACgcgccaaaacgttttttttttttaaagtggcgtgacgttccttttttttttaatttcaggtttagtttagttttttctTAAATTGCCAACAtacgtttttactttttttttcatggtttttacaatacaagagcagacagtattttgaatttgtcagaaaacaaatttaaagctcatgtgaagcttactttgtgtaaaaaagcttatttattataaaagtaatgattacctaaatgataagagccgtggtagcccagttagtagaacgcttgcctctcactttaaggtcacgggttcgaatccagcacaggcctaaacgtgctcagcggcgaaggaaaacatcgtaaggaaacccacattcccgagaaatgcattttcggagatatgtgacctaacctgtattgagcccTAAcctgtgtgacctaacctaactgGACGGTCTTATACCTTAaatgcaatttcttccaggcaaccacatGGTTGCAAACAGGTTCCATGCTGTGTGGGTTTAATGTTATGTTTCCCGTTCCAGGGCATCCAAGCTCTAGACACCCTGCATAGCAGAGCAAGCGTGAACATCACCGCCGGAGGGGTCGGCCACTCCTTCGTCAACCTACGAATGAAGAGTGAGAGAGGAAAAGGACTTGCATACGACATTGGTATCTACGTCAATCCTGACTTCCAATAACAAAGgaactacatatagaacggcaactcgccgctccccaccagcggctaagctagaTTCACCTCatcccccctcggtcttactttagtcttcaatcgtatggcgtcagacgtcacacacacagatgcgcgtgtacgataacgtcaatgtgtagtgtctgtgtaaaacgaggtgtttagtATCAAGTGTCAGGTTTGTGCTATAACTATAAATATCTAACACACATGATAAAGCTCACCACTAtatgccaattggggtagtcagacttacgtccatcgcaagatgaactaagggtGATCTCAGCTGaggctgccctcaagaccatgctcaagtccccgtttttatataagaactgtcacattgacatgatcttgagagcagtctcgaagttgagattagtttattaatggccccgattcctgcagacaccgctaTAGGGACGGACGTCGAGGAGGCAAGTAAAACCAGCGAATGCATGATTAATACAGATTAATGCATATGTAGTGTAGTAAGTATAGCTATTAAGTATGTCTAATAATCTATGTAATGATCTTTCAATATAATCTGTATTAATCATGCATTCGCTGGTTTTACTTGCCTCCTCGACGTCCGTCCCTataccgcctaattttattttaagttatacccgtcattttcttatccgccgaaaaggaaagggacggatgattgtcaacaagttaatttaaaaatgaatgaataacccgtgcgaataaaataggcatctcgctggtatgcaatccgttggacgtgctgtctacttaatctgtcgggttattggccgatgtaaaatttttagacggttagattcctgcttaaaattgacgtgtattccataaattttattcctgtcgattatccgtccctttctttttcaaaggataagaaaatgacaggtataacttaaaattagatggcgtctgcaggaattagcaccaaattACCCAACTAggagttagaccaacgtgataggtggtgagccgtcgagtcaactgtgtaaaaaatctacttaaataaaaatattttaagccaACCCGAGTTTTTTTttccatcttctatcgtgtacgTTGTGAGgaagatgaccaacctcatcgaccctggtgtcagcgttatcaagcccctgacattgctcatgtggAACGCAACCTGCAAAGTTCCTCATCAGATATTTTAAGGCTTTTTGCGTCCCAAAGTACAACAAATCTGGAtgtaagtatgaaataaaataaaacagaatatGATATGTAtcgtatttatataaaaaaaacattataacatTCGAATACATTCGATACAAAGTATTCATCGCTCAAAGCTACAAAATAGTCTTTAATTAACTAAATTATAGTTATTTAATACAAGCAAGGTTACTTCTGTATTTAAGTTTATGCCTTAGCCTCATCAAAATCCGTCTAGTAGATTTTTTATTGCTACATTTacgaacattaaaaaaacaatctgTCATTTGAAAAAAGTACAGTTCagtattgtatatttatttaaaaaaaaaactatctaaaatGGACGAAACCGAACCAGGTaacaatttactttttatttcatagtttaataacttttttcctgcttttgtaaaaaccggacctttcaaatcttcaaggttaggtaagcggaccctgtgaacaacgggataactaactagggagatgattaatACCTTTATTCCCGCGACTCAGCCAGTTCGCGTGTGCGCGGGTTCTATGCTACGGGTAACTGGTGCCAAAATACCCGTTTCGCTAACGGGTCgatcttcgaacaccggaagtcaattgCGTTActgtaaacgcaaaaatattctagaatatttaGTCTTTTTGCATATATCCAGTTAAAACTTACGTAAATTGGccacatacataaattctaGCTGGATAAAAGTCAAAAGTTTTTCGGATATGTAATGAATTTGACATACGGTGTTCGAAGTACTATCCAATCTTGTTAATATTTTAGCACGCTATTAAAAGTAAATTGATTTGTTACCTGAATCGATATATTTTGTATCTAATTGCTAAAATAAGCACAACTTATAAGATTTACAATTAATCCTtcattaattttgtaataattaattaacactAAACCCTCAAATATTATTGATTGAAggcaaaacacattttttccaGCAAAAAAACATTAGTTTACTGGTAATGTGCGTTTTAAGAGGTACATAGTCTTTTAGTGGCGCTAAAAATATTGGGGGGAAAAGTTGAGTGTAGccattagaaaaaaaacaagcaCTCGAAACTTGAGAAAGTGCGCGGGAAATCTATGAAATATCTTGTTTATTAAATCCTAATGGGGGAAAATTGAGTGTTGCCATTAGAAAAAAATCAAGCACTCGAAACTTGAGAAAGTGCGCGGGAAATCTATGAAATATCTTGTTTATTAAATCCTAATGGGGGAAAATTGAGTGTTGCCATTAGAAAAAAATTAAGCACTCGAAACTTGAGAAAGTGCGCGGGAAATCTATGAAATATCTTGTTTATTAAATCCTAATGGGGGAAAATTGAGTGTTGCCATTAGAAAAAAATCAAGCACATGAATTG
The Pectinophora gossypiella chromosome 26, ilPecGoss1.1, whole genome shotgun sequence DNA segment above includes these coding regions:
- the LOC126378550 gene encoding uncharacterized protein LOC126378550 yields the protein MKVVVLAITLLIALCSVSGDHLVVGNVANRVLLAKHEMVEYNAFPFMKRVKYYFYSGPEYKKIQGIQALDTLHSRASVNITAGGVGHSFVNLRMKSERGKGLAYDIGIYVNPDFQ